From Primulina tabacum isolate GXHZ01 chromosome 2, ASM2559414v2, whole genome shotgun sequence, one genomic window encodes:
- the LOC142522311 gene encoding CLIP-associated protein-like isoform X3, which translates to MEEALELARAKDTKERMAGVERLHELLEASRKTYSATEVASLVDVCLDLLKDNNFRVSQGALQALDSAAVLSGEHLKLHFNALVPAVVERLGDSKQPVRDAARRLLLTLMEVSSPTIIVERAGSYAWTHKSWRVREEFARTVTSAISLFGSTELPLQRAILPSILQILNDTNPGVRESATTCIEEMYTQAGTQFLEELHRHNLSTTLLKDINSRLEKIEPKIRSSDAIGGNYPSNETKPASLNMKKGSPKSKSSTRVLSLVGADGDITEKPVEPIKVYSEKELIREFEKIASTLVPDKDWSMRIAAMQRVEGLVNGGAVDYPCFHGLLKQLVGPLSTQLSDRRSSIVKQACHLLNFLSKDLLGDFEGCAEVFIPVLFKLVVITVLVIAESADNCIKTMLRNCKVPRVLPRIVDSAKNDRSAILRARCCEYALLILECWIDAPEIQRSADLYEDLIRCCVVDAMSEVRSTARTCYKMFARTWPERSRRLFSSFDPVVQRVITDEDGGMHRRHASPSIRERSSNMSFTSQTSLPSNIPGYGTSAIVAMDKSASIPSGTSITSGLLLSQSKSVGKGTDRTLESVLHSSKQKVTAIETMLRGLDLSGKSRSSSLDLGVDPPSSRDPPFPLAVPASNSQTNSFVDTISGISKGNNRNGGLLLSDIITQIQASKDSGKFSYHSSLGSESLSMHSSYPSKRTFEKVPERGFSEEYAEFKQSRRYMNSHIDRQYLEASYKDGNYRDSQNSYVPHFQRPLLRKNAVGRTPAGRRRSFDDSQLPLGDVSSYADCPASLNDALSEGLSSNSDWNARVAAFNYIHSLLQQGTRGIQEIIQYFEKVMKLFFQHLDDPHHKVAQAALSTLADIVPACRKPFENYLERILPHVFSRLIDPKESVRQPCSTTLDLVGKTYGTDALLPAFLRSLDEQRSPKAKLAVIEFAVGSFNKHASNSEGSANSGMLKLWLAKLMPLVHDKNTKLKEAAITCIISIYTHFDSIAVINFILGLSVEEQNSLRRALKQHTPRIEVDLVNFLQSKKEKRGKSSYDPSDLIGTSSEEGYAGASKKSHLLGRYSSGSVDSDGGRKWSSLQDAPYITGSIGNLKSDDIQENLRYDVLETNSYPEVSPSNGKNLKYASNTDHHKSRTRAIDTHSNAEISSASCLDINRFCGSDFLPKSVDFEVDIALSPELTPNNPKLSVLKLNSTLEVGPSIPQILHLICNGDDESPTAKKRDALQQLVEVSVSNDHSIWSKYFNQILTVVLEVLDDSDPSIRELTLSLVCEMLKNQKDSMEDSVEIVIEKLLHATKDIVLKVIVPLLVTVDERTLVTCINCLTKLVGRLSQEELMGQLPSFLPALFDAFGSQSADVRKTVVFCLVDIYIMLGKPFLPYLEGLNSTQLRLVTIYANRISQARTGTPIDGTQ; encoded by the exons ATGGAGGAGGCATTGGAGTTGGCGCGCGCGAAGGACACCAAGGAGAGGATGGCTGGCGTCGAGCGTCTCCACGAACTACTCGAGGCATCGAGGAAGACTTATTCGGCGACGGAGGTGGCGTCGCTCGTCGACGTCTGCTTAGATCTCTTGAAGGACAACAATTTCAGAGTGTCTCAGGGTGCTCTGCAGGCACTTGACTCGGCTGCTGTGCTCTCCGGCGAGCACTTGAAGCTCCACTTTAATGCTCTTGTACCCGCTGTGGTCGAGAGATTGGGCGATTCCAAGCAGCCTGTTAGGGATGCTGCGAGGAGGCTTTTGCTTACTCTCATGGAG GTGTCTTCCCCTACAATCATTGTTGAACGAGCTGGATCTTATGCTTGGACTCACAAAAGCTGGAGAGTTCGAGAGGAGTTTGCTCGTACCGTCACATCTGCAATCAGTCTCTTTGGGTCGACCGAACTTCCCCTTCAACGTGCTATTCTTCCATCT ATTTTGCAGATATTGAATGATACAAATCCTGGTGTAAGAGAATCGGCCACGACTTGTATTGAG GAGATGTATACTCAGGCTGGGACACAGTTTCTTGAGGAACTTCACAGGCATAATTTATCTACAACATTG TTAAAAGATATTAATTCCAGATTAGAAAAAATTGAGCCGAAGATTCGCTCTTCGGACGCAATTGGTGGCAATTACCCTTCTAACGAGACTAAGCCTGCAAGCTTAAATATGAAAAAAGGCAGCCCGAAGTCCAAAAGCTCAACTCGTGTGCTTTCTCTAGTTGGAG CTGATGGAGATATTACCGAGAAACCTGTCGAACCAATTAAAGTGTATTCAGAAAAGGAGCTCATCAGGGAGTTTGAGAAGATTGCTTCGACCCTTGTGCCAGATAAAGATTGGTCAATGCGGATTGCAGCCATGCAGAGAGTCGAAGGTCTTGTAAATGGAG GTGCAGTCGATTACCCTTGTTTTCATGGACTTCTGAAGCAGTTGGTTGGTCCATTGAGCACACAATTATCTGATCGGCGATCTAGCATTGTGAAGCAG GCCTGCCATTTATTAAACTTCTTATCTAAAGATCTCTTGGGAGACTTTGAGGGATGTGCGGAGGTTTTTATTCCG GTCCTTTTCAAGCTTGTTGTGATAACAGTGCTTGTTATTGCCGAATCTGCAGATAACTGTATTAAAACG ATGTTGCGCAATTGCAAAGTTCCGCGTGTACTTCCTCGGATAGTTGACTCTGCAAAGAATGACCGCAGTGCTATACTTCGTGCGAG GTGTTGCGAATATGCGCTTCTAATTCTTGAATGTTGGATTGATGCTCCCGAAATACAACGCTCGGCTGACCTCTATGAAGACCTCATTAGATGTTGTGTTGTTGATGCAATGAGTGAG GTGCGATCTACTGCTAGGACCTGTTATAAAATGTTTGCTAGAACCTGGCCTGAGCGCTCGCGGCGGTTGTTTTCGTCTTTTGATCCGGTGGTTCAAAGG GTGATAACCGATGAGGATGGTGGAATGCACAGAAGGCATGCTTCTCCTTCCATTCGCGAAAGGAGTTCAAACATGTCATTCACCTCTCAGACATCCCTCCCTTCGAACATTCCTGGTTATGGGACTTCTGCTATAGTTGCAATGGATAAAAGTGCAAGTATACCTTCAGGGACATCAATTACTTCCGGATTACtgctctcacaatcaaagtctgtGGGTAAAGGAACCGATCGGACACTCGAAAGTGTGCTGCACTCGAGCAAGCAGAAGGTCACTGCTATAGAGACTATGTTGAGAGGTTTGGATTTATCAGGCAAAAGTAGATCCTCTAGTTTGGACTTAG GAGTTGACCCACCATCGTCCCGTGATCCACCATTTCCCCTTGCTGTTCCAGCCTCAAATAGTCAAACAAATTCTTTTGTAGACACAATTTCTGGTATCTCTAAAGGAAATAATCGCAATGGAGGTTTGCTGTTGTCAGATATCATCACTCAAATTCAGGCTTCTAAAGATTCGGGTAAATTTTCATATCATAGTAGCTTGGGAAGTGAATCTCTATCTATGCATTCATCTTACCCGTCCAAGAGAACTTTTGAAAAAGTGCCAGAAAGAGGTTTTAGTGAAGAATATGCAGAATTTAAGCAGTCCAGAAGATATATGAATTCCCATATTGATAGGCAGTACTTGGAAGCGTCTTATAAGGATGGTAATTATAGGGATTCACAGAATAGCTATGTACCACATTTTCAGCGTCCACTTTTAAGAAAGAATGCAGTTGGACGGACGCCCGCAGGGAGGAGAAGAAGCTTTGATGACAGCCAGCTACCACTGGGAGATGTATCAAGTTATGCTGATTGTCCAGCTTCCCTTAATGATGCTCTGAGTGAGGGGCTTAGTTCGAATTCAGATTGGAATGCTCGGGTTGCTGCATTTAATTATATTCACTCTCTGCTACAGCAGGGCACGAGAGGCATTCAAGAAATAATACAGTATTTTGAGAAGGTCATGAAGCTATTTTTCCAACATTTGGATGATCCCCATCATAAAGTTGCACAAGCTGCCCTTTCAACACTTGCCGATATTGTTCCAGCGTGCAGAAAGCCATTTGAAAATTACTTGGAGAGGATTCTACCCCATGTTTTCTCCCGGCTGATCGATCCAAAGGAATCGGTTAGGCAACCTTGCTCGACTACATTAGATCTTGTGGGCAAAACATATGGTACTGATGCACTTCTGCCAGCTTTTCTCCGATCATTGGATGAACAACGCTCTCCAAAGGCAAAATTAGCTGTTATTGAGTTTGCTGTTGGTTCGTTTAACAAGCATGCATCAAATTCTGAAGGCTCTGCTAATAGTGGCATGCTTAAGTTATGGCTTGCAAAATTAATGCCCCTGGTCCATGATAAAAATACTAAACTGAAAGAAGCTGCCATCACATGTATAATATCTATTTATACCCATTTTGATTCAATAGCTGTAATAAATTTTATCCTTGGCTTATCTgttgaagaacaaaattcttTGAGACGAGCCCTCAAGCAGCACACTCCTCGTATTGAGGTAGACCTGGTGAATTTTCTGCAAAGTAAGAAAGAGAAACGTGGTAAGTCCTCTTACGATCCATCTGATCTGATTGGAACTTCTTCTGAAGAGGGGTACGCTGGAGCATCAAAGAAGAGCCATCTATTAGGAAGGTATTCTTCTGGTTCTGTTGATAGCGATGGTGGTAGGAAGTGGAGTTCTCTTCAAGATGCACCGTATATCACAGGGTCTATTGGCAACCTAAAATCTGATGATATTCAAGAGAACTTGCGTTATGATGTTCTGGAGACTAATTCTTACCCTGAAGTCTCCCCTTCAAATggcaaaaatttgaaatatgccTCTAACACGGACCATCATAAATCTAGAACTCGTGCAATAGATACCCATTCAAATGCTGAGATTTCTTCAGCCTCATGCTTGGATATCAATCGGTTTTGTGGATCGGATTTTCTGCCGAAGTCTGTGGATTTTGAGGTTGATATTGCTCTTTCACCTGAATTGACACCGAATAATCCTAAGCTTTCTGTTTTAAAATTGAATTCTACCTTAGAAGTGGGACCAAGCATTCCCCAGATCCTTCATTTG ATTTGTAATGGCGATGATGAAAGTCCTACAGCAAAGAAGCGTGATGCACTTCAACAGTTGGTTGAAGTATCTGTATCAAATGATCACTCTATTTGGAGCAAG TACTTCAATCAGATTTTGACTGTTGTACTTGAAGTGCTGGATGATTCTGATCCATCTATTCGAGAGTTGACTCTCTCTCTTGTTTgtgaaatgttgaagaatcag AAAGATTCTATGGAGGATTCTGTTGAGATTGTAATAGAAAAGCTGCTTCATGCAACAAAAGACATTGTTCTGAAA GTTATTGTTCCTTTGCTCGTTACCGTAGATGAGAGAACTCTTGTCACGTGCATAAATTGCTTGACGAAG CTTGTTGGTAGGCTCTCCCAGGAAGAACTTATGGGCCAACTGCCATCATTTTTGCCAGCTCTTTTCGATGCATTTGGGAGCCAGAGTGCAGATGTTCGTAAG ACTGTTGTTTTCTGTTTGGTCGACATATACATCATGCTTGGGAAACCATTTTTGCCATACTTGGAGGGGCTCAACAGCACACAACTACGACTTGTAACCATTTATGCAAACCGGATATCGCAAGCGAGAACTGGCACTCCTATTGATGGTACCCAATGA
- the LOC142522311 gene encoding CLIP-associated protein-like isoform X1: protein MEEALELARAKDTKERMAGVERLHELLEASRKTYSATEVASLVDVCLDLLKDNNFRVSQGALQALDSAAVLSGEHLKLHFNALVPAVVERLGDSKQPVRDAARRLLLTLMEVSSPTIIVERAGSYAWTHKSWRVREEFARTVTSAISLFGSTELPLQRAILPSILQILNDTNPGVRESATTCIEEMYTQAGTQFLEELHRHNLSTTLLKDINSRLEKIEPKIRSSDAIGGNYPSNETKPASLNMKKGSPKSKSSTRVLSLVGADGDITEKPVEPIKVYSEKELIREFEKIASTLVPDKDWSMRIAAMQRVEGLVNGGAVDYPCFHGLLKQLVGPLSTQLSDRRSSIVKQACHLLNFLSKDLLGDFEGCAEVFIPVLFKLVVITVLVIAESADNCIKTMLRNCKVPRVLPRIVDSAKNDRSAILRARCCEYALLILECWIDAPEIQRSADLYEDLIRCCVVDAMSEVRSTARTCYKMFARTWPERSRRLFSSFDPVVQRVITDEDGGMHRRHASPSIRERSSNMSFTSQTSLPSNIPGYGTSAIVAMDKSASIPSGTSITSGLLLSQSKSVGKGTDRTLESVLHSSKQKVTAIETMLRGLDLSGKSRSSSLDLGVDPPSSRDPPFPLAVPASNSQTNSFVDTISGISKGNNRNGGLLLSDIITQIQASKDSGKFSYHSSLGSESLSMHSSYPSKRTFEKVPERGFSEEYAEFKQSRRYMNSHIDRQYLEASYKDGNYRDSQNSYVPHFQRPLLRKNAVGRTPAGRRRSFDDSQLPLGDVSSYADCPASLNDALSEGLSSNSDWNARVAAFNYIHSLLQQGTRGIQEIIQYFEKVMKLFFQHLDDPHHKVAQAALSTLADIVPACRKPFENYLERILPHVFSRLIDPKESVRQPCSTTLDLVGKTYGTDALLPAFLRSLDEQRSPKAKLAVIEFAVGSFNKHASNSEGSANSGMLKLWLAKLMPLVHDKNTKLKEAAITCIISIYTHFDSIAVINFILGLSVEEQNSLRRALKQHTPRIEVDLVNFLQSKKEKRGKSSYDPSDLIGTSSEEGYAGASKKSHLLGRYSSGSVDSDGGRKWSSLQDAPYITGSIGNLKSDDIQENLRYDVLETNSYPEVSPSNGKNLKYASNTDHHKSRTRAIDTHSNAEISSASCLDINRFCGSDFLPKSVDFEVDIALSPELTPNNPKLSVLKLNSTLEVGPSIPQILHLICNGDDESPTAKKRDALQQLVEVSVSNDHSIWSKYFNQILTVVLEVLDDSDPSIRELTLSLVCEMLKNQKDSMEDSVEIVIEKLLHATKDIVLKVSSESEHCLSTILSQYDPFRCLSVIVPLLVTVDERTLVTCINCLTKLVGRLSQEELMGQLPSFLPALFDAFGSQSADVRKTVVFCLVDIYIMLGKPFLPYLEGLNSTQLRLVTIYANRISQARTGTPIDGTQ, encoded by the exons ATGGAGGAGGCATTGGAGTTGGCGCGCGCGAAGGACACCAAGGAGAGGATGGCTGGCGTCGAGCGTCTCCACGAACTACTCGAGGCATCGAGGAAGACTTATTCGGCGACGGAGGTGGCGTCGCTCGTCGACGTCTGCTTAGATCTCTTGAAGGACAACAATTTCAGAGTGTCTCAGGGTGCTCTGCAGGCACTTGACTCGGCTGCTGTGCTCTCCGGCGAGCACTTGAAGCTCCACTTTAATGCTCTTGTACCCGCTGTGGTCGAGAGATTGGGCGATTCCAAGCAGCCTGTTAGGGATGCTGCGAGGAGGCTTTTGCTTACTCTCATGGAG GTGTCTTCCCCTACAATCATTGTTGAACGAGCTGGATCTTATGCTTGGACTCACAAAAGCTGGAGAGTTCGAGAGGAGTTTGCTCGTACCGTCACATCTGCAATCAGTCTCTTTGGGTCGACCGAACTTCCCCTTCAACGTGCTATTCTTCCATCT ATTTTGCAGATATTGAATGATACAAATCCTGGTGTAAGAGAATCGGCCACGACTTGTATTGAG GAGATGTATACTCAGGCTGGGACACAGTTTCTTGAGGAACTTCACAGGCATAATTTATCTACAACATTG TTAAAAGATATTAATTCCAGATTAGAAAAAATTGAGCCGAAGATTCGCTCTTCGGACGCAATTGGTGGCAATTACCCTTCTAACGAGACTAAGCCTGCAAGCTTAAATATGAAAAAAGGCAGCCCGAAGTCCAAAAGCTCAACTCGTGTGCTTTCTCTAGTTGGAG CTGATGGAGATATTACCGAGAAACCTGTCGAACCAATTAAAGTGTATTCAGAAAAGGAGCTCATCAGGGAGTTTGAGAAGATTGCTTCGACCCTTGTGCCAGATAAAGATTGGTCAATGCGGATTGCAGCCATGCAGAGAGTCGAAGGTCTTGTAAATGGAG GTGCAGTCGATTACCCTTGTTTTCATGGACTTCTGAAGCAGTTGGTTGGTCCATTGAGCACACAATTATCTGATCGGCGATCTAGCATTGTGAAGCAG GCCTGCCATTTATTAAACTTCTTATCTAAAGATCTCTTGGGAGACTTTGAGGGATGTGCGGAGGTTTTTATTCCG GTCCTTTTCAAGCTTGTTGTGATAACAGTGCTTGTTATTGCCGAATCTGCAGATAACTGTATTAAAACG ATGTTGCGCAATTGCAAAGTTCCGCGTGTACTTCCTCGGATAGTTGACTCTGCAAAGAATGACCGCAGTGCTATACTTCGTGCGAG GTGTTGCGAATATGCGCTTCTAATTCTTGAATGTTGGATTGATGCTCCCGAAATACAACGCTCGGCTGACCTCTATGAAGACCTCATTAGATGTTGTGTTGTTGATGCAATGAGTGAG GTGCGATCTACTGCTAGGACCTGTTATAAAATGTTTGCTAGAACCTGGCCTGAGCGCTCGCGGCGGTTGTTTTCGTCTTTTGATCCGGTGGTTCAAAGG GTGATAACCGATGAGGATGGTGGAATGCACAGAAGGCATGCTTCTCCTTCCATTCGCGAAAGGAGTTCAAACATGTCATTCACCTCTCAGACATCCCTCCCTTCGAACATTCCTGGTTATGGGACTTCTGCTATAGTTGCAATGGATAAAAGTGCAAGTATACCTTCAGGGACATCAATTACTTCCGGATTACtgctctcacaatcaaagtctgtGGGTAAAGGAACCGATCGGACACTCGAAAGTGTGCTGCACTCGAGCAAGCAGAAGGTCACTGCTATAGAGACTATGTTGAGAGGTTTGGATTTATCAGGCAAAAGTAGATCCTCTAGTTTGGACTTAG GAGTTGACCCACCATCGTCCCGTGATCCACCATTTCCCCTTGCTGTTCCAGCCTCAAATAGTCAAACAAATTCTTTTGTAGACACAATTTCTGGTATCTCTAAAGGAAATAATCGCAATGGAGGTTTGCTGTTGTCAGATATCATCACTCAAATTCAGGCTTCTAAAGATTCGGGTAAATTTTCATATCATAGTAGCTTGGGAAGTGAATCTCTATCTATGCATTCATCTTACCCGTCCAAGAGAACTTTTGAAAAAGTGCCAGAAAGAGGTTTTAGTGAAGAATATGCAGAATTTAAGCAGTCCAGAAGATATATGAATTCCCATATTGATAGGCAGTACTTGGAAGCGTCTTATAAGGATGGTAATTATAGGGATTCACAGAATAGCTATGTACCACATTTTCAGCGTCCACTTTTAAGAAAGAATGCAGTTGGACGGACGCCCGCAGGGAGGAGAAGAAGCTTTGATGACAGCCAGCTACCACTGGGAGATGTATCAAGTTATGCTGATTGTCCAGCTTCCCTTAATGATGCTCTGAGTGAGGGGCTTAGTTCGAATTCAGATTGGAATGCTCGGGTTGCTGCATTTAATTATATTCACTCTCTGCTACAGCAGGGCACGAGAGGCATTCAAGAAATAATACAGTATTTTGAGAAGGTCATGAAGCTATTTTTCCAACATTTGGATGATCCCCATCATAAAGTTGCACAAGCTGCCCTTTCAACACTTGCCGATATTGTTCCAGCGTGCAGAAAGCCATTTGAAAATTACTTGGAGAGGATTCTACCCCATGTTTTCTCCCGGCTGATCGATCCAAAGGAATCGGTTAGGCAACCTTGCTCGACTACATTAGATCTTGTGGGCAAAACATATGGTACTGATGCACTTCTGCCAGCTTTTCTCCGATCATTGGATGAACAACGCTCTCCAAAGGCAAAATTAGCTGTTATTGAGTTTGCTGTTGGTTCGTTTAACAAGCATGCATCAAATTCTGAAGGCTCTGCTAATAGTGGCATGCTTAAGTTATGGCTTGCAAAATTAATGCCCCTGGTCCATGATAAAAATACTAAACTGAAAGAAGCTGCCATCACATGTATAATATCTATTTATACCCATTTTGATTCAATAGCTGTAATAAATTTTATCCTTGGCTTATCTgttgaagaacaaaattcttTGAGACGAGCCCTCAAGCAGCACACTCCTCGTATTGAGGTAGACCTGGTGAATTTTCTGCAAAGTAAGAAAGAGAAACGTGGTAAGTCCTCTTACGATCCATCTGATCTGATTGGAACTTCTTCTGAAGAGGGGTACGCTGGAGCATCAAAGAAGAGCCATCTATTAGGAAGGTATTCTTCTGGTTCTGTTGATAGCGATGGTGGTAGGAAGTGGAGTTCTCTTCAAGATGCACCGTATATCACAGGGTCTATTGGCAACCTAAAATCTGATGATATTCAAGAGAACTTGCGTTATGATGTTCTGGAGACTAATTCTTACCCTGAAGTCTCCCCTTCAAATggcaaaaatttgaaatatgccTCTAACACGGACCATCATAAATCTAGAACTCGTGCAATAGATACCCATTCAAATGCTGAGATTTCTTCAGCCTCATGCTTGGATATCAATCGGTTTTGTGGATCGGATTTTCTGCCGAAGTCTGTGGATTTTGAGGTTGATATTGCTCTTTCACCTGAATTGACACCGAATAATCCTAAGCTTTCTGTTTTAAAATTGAATTCTACCTTAGAAGTGGGACCAAGCATTCCCCAGATCCTTCATTTG ATTTGTAATGGCGATGATGAAAGTCCTACAGCAAAGAAGCGTGATGCACTTCAACAGTTGGTTGAAGTATCTGTATCAAATGATCACTCTATTTGGAGCAAG TACTTCAATCAGATTTTGACTGTTGTACTTGAAGTGCTGGATGATTCTGATCCATCTATTCGAGAGTTGACTCTCTCTCTTGTTTgtgaaatgttgaagaatcag AAAGATTCTATGGAGGATTCTGTTGAGATTGTAATAGAAAAGCTGCTTCATGCAACAAAAGACATTGTTCTGAAA GTATCCAGTGAATCGGAGCATTGTTTATCTACAATTTTGTCTCAGTATGATCCATTTAGGTGTTTAAGT GTTATTGTTCCTTTGCTCGTTACCGTAGATGAGAGAACTCTTGTCACGTGCATAAATTGCTTGACGAAG CTTGTTGGTAGGCTCTCCCAGGAAGAACTTATGGGCCAACTGCCATCATTTTTGCCAGCTCTTTTCGATGCATTTGGGAGCCAGAGTGCAGATGTTCGTAAG ACTGTTGTTTTCTGTTTGGTCGACATATACATCATGCTTGGGAAACCATTTTTGCCATACTTGGAGGGGCTCAACAGCACACAACTACGACTTGTAACCATTTATGCAAACCGGATATCGCAAGCGAGAACTGGCACTCCTATTGATGGTACCCAATGA